A genome region from Gadus chalcogrammus isolate NIFS_2021 chromosome 7, NIFS_Gcha_1.0, whole genome shotgun sequence includes the following:
- the LOC130385844 gene encoding uncharacterized protein LOC130385844 — protein sequence MADFTWYVLSFSSLCCVVVLVQAPDPTYIYKRVGDSGTLQCNNVIKEYTQCSSVTWIYNRDRRGTVELVKAGKRIQENLSGSNYSRLSLQPDCSLTISDINIGAAGLYSCQQYDSTGKYGEDETIDLSVLSGISQDGDFICSVHSYDGACGGVSLRWSDQETSNQMSQQETPGQCVVRRPNTQPLDSAGLRCLLMKDGVEKTSVDFASKDQKIHRKTNITSGAPGGKGPSEELPIYLAVAGGTVLLVLIVAVLVLRRKKSTGNKQSPPMCAEDPDTMGSPGQGEPTQRLSYDQGEPDGGLLYASIEHRTGSRKARPPSVEEGGCEGDDTVTYSTVSKPPANLPEHS from the coding sequence ATGGCTGATTTCACCTGGTATGTACTGTCCTTTAgtagtttgtgttgtgttgttgtgttggtacAAGCTCCAGATCCGACTTACATTTATAAAAGAGTTGGTGATTCAGGGACCCTGCAGTGTAACAACGTGATCAAAGAATACACACAATGCTCCTCGGTCACATGGATCTACAACAGAGACAGACGGGGGACAGTCGAGTTAGTGAAAGCAGGAAAAAGGATACAAGAAAATCTGAGCGGATCCAATTACTCAAGACTGAGTTTGCAGCCTGACTGTTCTCTGACTATCAGCGATATTAACATTGGAGCCGCTGGACTCTACAGTTGTCAGCAGTACGATTCAACCGGAAAATATGGGGAGGATGAAACCATTGATCTCTCTGTTCTCTCGGGGATCTCTCAGGATGGCGACTTCATTTGTTCTGTGCATAGTTATGACGGAGCATGTGGGGGTGTCAGTCTGAGATGGTCAGACCAGGAGACAAGCAACCAGATGAGTCAGCAGGAGACGCCGGGGCAATGTGTCGTCCGTCGGCCGAACACACAACCCCTCGACAGCGCAGGGCTCCGCTGCCTTCTGATGAAAGACGGCGTTGAAAAGACATCAGTTGACTTTGCTTCAAAGGATCAGAAAATTCACAGAAAAACTAACATCACCTCCGGGGCCCCTGGGGGTAAGGGCCCCTCTGAGGAGCTCCCCATCTACCTGGCTGTAGCAGGGGGTACAGTGCTACTGGTTCTGATTGTTGCTGTTCTAGTACTCAGACGCAAGAAGAGCACAGGAAACAAGCAGAGCCCCCCAATGTGTGCAGAAGACCCTGACACGATGGGGTCCCCGGGGCAGGGGGAGCCCACCCAACGCCTGTCCTACGACCAGGGTGAGCCGGACGGGGGCCTGCTCTACGCCTCCATTGAACACAGGACTGGTAGTAGGAAGGCCCGGccccccagtgtggaggaggggggctgtgaGGGGGATGACACAGTCACCTATTCCACCGTTTCAAAGCCCCCCGCTAACCTCCCTGAGCATTCATGA
- the ssh2b gene encoding protein phosphatase Slingshot homolog 2b has product MALVTVQRSPTPSTSSSPCVSESGSGEEDRRSQPRSISESFLTVKGAAVFLPRGNGSTPSSASRFSQLRSKHAGDLQQHLQTMFTVLRPEDNIKLAVRLESSHPQVTRYMVVVSTNGRQDTEESLVLGMDFCPPESLTCSVGLVLPLWSDTRIHLDGDGGFSVSTETRVHVFKPVSVQAMWSALQSLHKACEVARCHNYFPGSLFLTWVSYYQSQVSSDQFRINEWNAMQDVQSHRADSPNLFSDVPTERERTERLIKNSLKEIMMQKDLENVTSKEIRTELEMSMTCNLREFKEYIDNEMIVILGQMDSPTEIFEHVYLGSEWNASNLEELQNSGVQYILNVTREIDNFFPGLFEYHNIRVYDEEATDLLAYWNETYKFISRAKKAGAKCLVHCKMGVSRSASTVIAYAMKEYGWDLERAFRYVKELRAVTKPNPSFMKQLEEYQGILLASKQRHNKLWRSHSDSDLSEHHEPLSKPSAHSLGPSDPHNQASSTAPTLEELLQPPGPSALGAAGPSQSTSLPDTGTLDACRTARPPAPRPRGAPLPPCGTPPAPSAGPASPPLPHADGPLAPEEDPAGPPAEDPAGPPAEDPAGPPAEDPAGPPAEDPAGPPGEDPAGPLALLPPELSAAAVHERPPAPPSVQRLPPAAALSAEAPERPLEAPPLAPGRRGAEVPDEASPGRARRLSGLPSENGTPAPADATTDHINFFSAREKFQGLSQDGKPLGQSKGPLKDGQGPPLEEGPGDGQREREEGRKDDPLRVQIIELKPTPPVSQSERPGQQDEGSEREAAEEAPSAPAKEKESASDAPAPSKEEEGEEPDGAPLCRDWTRGSVKRVTRQLEQRMKREQDPPSAAPPPPPGSSCTRRRSQLPPPSPPEDPPNGGPDPPSSPLDPVAGGFQEAGVEVQREVDRTERPPLSTSSPPSPRHHHHHHQPSLLYSSPPPLSSVDFLCLEGVTEQDSSDWDRPADGMVMRGTWATLRELGAFLQQVSANKWGRGVEQRVREVEAKIRQAGLTPPSLMKRSASLAKLGCLELLANELSEWDPRADSAAAAAAPSVADPPPLHGGSDESKKKQRVQGYTSSGPLPPAPTPAPLRPLGLIAMATRQQYGRTQPLRRLKRRSVSNLYHTM; this is encoded by the exons ATGGCGCTGGTCACCGTGCAGCGGTCCCCGACCCCCAGCACCAGCTCCAGTCCCTGCGTGTCG GAATCTGGTAGTGGGGAAGAAGACCGTCGTTCTCAGCCAAGGAG catcaGTGAGAGTTTCCTGACGGTAAAAGGCGCCGCTGTGTTCCTGCCCAGAGGGAACGGCTCCACTCCCTCCTCCGCCTCACGCTTCTCCCAGCTGCGCAGCAAACATGCAG GGGACCTGCAGCAGCATCTGCAGACGATGTTCACCGTCCTCAGACCGGAGGACAACATCAAACTG GCGGTGCGTCTGGAGAGCAGCCACCCCCAGGTCACCCGCTACATGGTGGTGGTGTCCACCAACGGGCGTCAGGACACGGAGGAGAGCCTGGTCCTGGGGATGGACTTCTGCCCCCCAGAGAG CTTAACTTGTTCTGTGGGACTGGTCTTGCCACTATGGAGCGACACCCGCATACATCTGGATGGAGACGG GGGCTTCAGTGTCTCCACCGAAACCAGAGTGCACGTCTTCAAGCCCGTGTCCGTGCAAGCCATGTG gTCGGCGCTGCAGTCGCTCCACAAGGCGTGCGAGGTGGCCCGTTGCCATAACTACTTCCCCGGTAGTCTTTTCCTTACGTGGGTCAGCTACTACCAGAGCCAGGTGTCCTCGGACCAGTTTCGGATCAACGAGTGGAACGCCATGCAGGACGTCCAGTCACACCGCGCCGACTCGCCCAACCTCTTCTCCGACGT acccacagaaagagagaggacagagcgGCTGATTAAAAACAGTTTGAAGGAGATCATGATGCAGAAGGATCTGGAGAATGTCACCAGCAAAGAG ATCCGAACAGAGCTGGAGATGTCCATGACGTGTAACCTGCGGGAGTTCAAGGAGTACATAGACAACGAGATGATTGTGATCCTGGGTCAGATGGACAGCCCCACAGAGATCTTCGAACACGTCTACCTG ggaTCAGAGTGGAACGCATCCAACCTGGAAGAGCTGCAGAACAGTGG GGTTCAGTACATCCTGAACGTCACCAGGGAGATCGACAACTTCTTCCCTGGCCTCTTTGAGTACCACAACATCCGCGTGTACGACGAGGAAGCCACGGACCTGCTGGCCTACTGGAACGAGACCTACAAGTTCATCTCCAGGGCCAA GAAGGCCGGAGCCAAGTGCCTGGTGCACTGCAAGATGGGGGTGAGTCGCTCGGCGTCCACCGTGATCGCCTACGCCATGAAGGAGTACGGCTGGGACCTGGAGCGCGCCTTCCGCTACGTCAAGGAGCTCCGCGCCGTCACCAAGCCCAACCCCTCCTTCATGAAGCAGCTGGAGGAGTACCAGGGCATCCTGCtggccag TAAGCAGAGGCACAACAAGCTGTGGCGCTCGCACTCCGACAGCGACCTCTCCGAGCACCACGAGCCCCTGTCCAAGCCCTCCGCCCACAGCCTGGGCCCCTCTGACCCCCACAACCAG GCCAGTAGCACGGCCCCcaccctggaggagctgctgcagcCGCCGGGGCCCTCGGCCCTCGGCGCCGCTGGGCCGTCCCAGTCCACCAGCCTGCCCGACACCGGGACCCTGGACGCCTGCCGCACTGCCCGGCCGCCGGCACCgaggccccggggggccccgcTCCCGCCGTGCGGCACCCCTCCCGCCCCCTCGGCCGGGCCCGCCTCCCCGCCGCTCCCCCACGCCGACGGCCCCCTCGCCCCGGAGGAGGACCCGGCCGGGCCCCCAGCGGAGGACCCGGCCGGGCCCCCAGCGGAGGACCCGGCCGGGCCCCCAGCGGAGGACCCGGCCGGGCCCCCAGCGGAGGACCCCGCCGGGCCCCCAGGGGAGGACCCTGCCGGGCCCCTGGCCCTCCTGCCCCCCGAGCTCTCCGCGGCCGCTGTCCACGAGAGGCCCCCTGCGCCCCCCTCCGTCCAACGCCTCCCCCCCGCAGCGGCCCTCAGCGCCGAGGCACCCGAGCGGCCCCTGGAGGCGCCGCCTCTGGCCCCAGGCCGGCGCGGGGCGGAGGTCCCCGACGAGGCCTCACCGGGTCGCGCCCGGCGCCTCTCCGGGTTGCCGTCGGAGAACGGGACGCCCGCCCCTGCTGACGCGACCACGGACCACATCAACTTCTTCAGCGCCAGGGAGAAGTTCCAGGGTCTGTCCCAGGACGGGAAGCCTCTGGGCCAGTCTAAGGGCCCCCTGAAAGATGGCCAGGGACCCCCCCTGGAGGAGGGGCCGGGCgacgggcagagggagagggaggagggcagaAAG GACGACCCGCTCCGGGTGCAGATCATAGAACTGAAGCCTACTCCgcctgtcagccaatcagagcgtcCCGGCCAGCAGGACGAGGGCAGCGAGCGGGAGGCGGCGGAGGAAGCGCCGTCTGCGCCggcgaaggagaaggagagcgcCAGTGACGCTCCCGCCCCCtccaaagaggaggagggggaggagccggacGGCGCTCCTCTGTGCAGGGATTGGACGAGAGGCTCGGTGAAGCGCGTCACTCGGCAGCTGGAGCAGCGCATGAAGCGGGAGCAGGACCCCCCCTCCGCCGCGCCCCCTCCGCCGCCCGGCTCCTCCTGCACTCGCCGGAGATCGCAgctccctcccccgtccccgcCTGAAGACCCCCCCAACGGAGGTCCggaccccccctccagccctctgGACCCGGTCGCCGGCGGCTTCCAGGAGGCGGGTGTCGAGGTCCAGCGGGAGGTGGACCGGACAGAGAGAccccccctctctacctcttcGCCCCCGTCaccccgtcaccaccaccaccaccaccagccctctCTGCTCTactcctcgcccccccccctctcctcggTGGACTTCCTGTGCCTGGAGGGCGTGACGGAGCAGGACTCGTCGGACTGGGACCGGCCCGCCGACGGGATGGTGATGAGGGGGACGTGGGCCACGCTGCGGGAGCTGGGGGCCTTCCTGCAGCAGGTGAGCGCCAACAAGTGGGGGCGCGGCGTCGAGCAGAGGGTCCGCGAGGTGGAGGCCAAGATCCGGCAGGCGGGGCTCACCCCCCCCTCGCTGATGAAGCGCTCGGCCTCGCTGGCCAAGCTGGGCTGCCTGGAGCTGCTGGCCAACGAGCTGAGCGAGTGGGACCCGAGGGCCGACTCCGCGGCAGCAGCCGCCGCCCCCAGCGTGGCGGACCCCCCCCCGCTGCACGGGGGCAGCGACGAGTCCAAGAAGAAGCAGCGGGTCCAAGGCTACACCTCCTCGGGAccgctgccccccgcccccacccccgccccgctGCGGCCACTCGGGCTGATCGCCATGGCGACCAGGCAGCAGTATGGAAGAACCCAGCCCCTGAGGAGGCTGAAGAGACGGAGCGTGAGCAACCTGTACCACACCATGTGA
- the nsrp1 gene encoding LOW QUALITY PROTEIN: nuclear speckle splicing regulatory protein 1 (The sequence of the model RefSeq protein was modified relative to this genomic sequence to represent the inferred CDS: inserted 2 bases in 1 codon), whose protein sequence is MAAPGKQYGLILSQKKSLTKNATLQRPSVFGDDSDDETTVGESLQKEAVKKRSMKQTRLEMQKALEQDSTVYDYDGVYDDIQNQRLESSKKILGGTDRKPKYINQLMKAVEERKKEQERRDERKIQKEREAEGEEFADKEAYVTAAYRQKLKEREEEQRRXKRDAAMEAIPDSTADRPQSSVPPTEPDPPPAAPLSPSRDNGTLLNSDSEDGHESKPGFSKPGHSSGHAKRHYRQRSASPGGDRCPSKGKDRDRHKKSQRDGERDKDRDRRKERDGEREDRTRGRRDDKDRRKDRAGEPERDGGQHRGREDRGKEDRQERREKSPKERRREEEEEERRGKRGSPPGAAEGGEGEDERPRGRQSNQGEDAGSQGEEKASKFAKRSSDHTVSSARDRYLARQMARSGSKAYIEKEED, encoded by the exons atggcggccccTGGCAAACA GTATGGGCTGATCCTGTCCCAGAAAAAGTCATTGACAAAGAACGCCACCCTGCAGAGACCCTCAGTGTTTGGGGATGACTCTGATGATGAG ACAACTGTTGGGGAGAGTCTGCAGAAGGAAGCTGTTAAGAAGAGGAGTATGAAGCAG ACGCGTCTAGAGATGCAGAAGGCCCTGGAGCAGGACAGCACCGTGTACGACTACGACGGCGTGTACGACGACATCCAGAACCAGAGGCTAGAGAGCAGCAAGAAGATCCTGGGAGGAACGGATAGAAAG CCCAAGTACATCAACCAGCTGATGAAGGCTGTGGAGGAGcggaagaaggagcaggagcggCGGGACGAGAGGAAGAtccagaaggagagggaggcagagggcgaGGAGTTTGCAGACAAGGAGGCGTACGTCACTGCGGCCTACAGGCAGAAGctcaaggagagggaggaggagcagaggag taAGAGGGATGCTGCCATGGAA GCCATACCGGACTCAACGGCAGACAG GCCTCAGAGCTCAGTGCCCCCCACAGAGCCGGACCCCCCCCCAGCTGCCCCGCTGTCCCCGTCCCGGGACAACGGCACCCTGCTGAACAGCGACAGCGAGGACGGGCATGAGAGCAAGCCCGGCTTCAGCAAACCCGGCCACAGCTCTGGCCACGCCAAACGCCACTACCGGCAGAGGTCAGCGTCGCCCGGGGGGGACCGATGCCCTAGCAAAGGGAAGGACAGGGACAGGCACAAGAAGAGCCAGCGGGACGGAGAGCGGGACAAGGACAGggacaggaggaaggagagggacggagagagggaggacagaaccagggggaggagagacgaTAAAGACAGGCGGAAGGATCGGGCCggcgagccagagagagacggcGGACAACACAGGggcagagaggacagagggaaggaggaccggcaggaaaggagggagaagagTCCCAaggagagacgcagagaggaggaggaggaggaaaggagggggaaAAGGGGAAGCCCGCCCGGAGCAgcagaaggaggggaaggagaggatgaAAGACCCCGAGGCAGACAGAGCAATCAA GGGGAGGACGCTGGCTCTCAGGGGGAGGAAAAAGCAAGTAAGTTTGCCAAGCGCAGCAGTGACCACACGGTGAGCTCAGCCCGAGATCGCTACCTGGCCAGGCAGATGGCCCGCTCGGGCTCCAAGGCGTACatcgagaaggaggaggactga